In Novosphingobium kaempferiae, the DNA window GGCGCGGCGTTCGGCCCGCCGCTGTTCGGCTGGGCGGTGGACGCGACCGGCAATGCGGACCTTGGCCTCGCGTCCTCGGGCGCGGGGCTGGTCGGAGTGCTGGTGCTGATCGCGACGCTGGGGGCATATCGGCGGGATTAGGCGTATGGACGCGGGGGCTTCGACAAGCTCAGCCTCACGTTAGAAACGCCAGCAAGCCCCGCTCCTCGCGGCTCATCCACTTGCCCTTGCGCGGCAGGCTGACCGGCACCGTCTTCGCCCCCTCCTCCTCCTTGGCGGCGGCGATCACGTCCGGATGCACGTAGGACTTGCGCGCGATGGCGGGCGTGTTGCCGAGGCACTGCGACACCTCGTCCAGCATCGCGCGCAGCGACAGGCCGGGGTTCTCGAACAGCATGGTGAAGGCCATGGTGCTCGCTGCCCAGGTGCGGAAGTGCTTGGCGGTGAAGCCCTCTCCCATCGTGTCCGCGAGGTATTCGTTGACGTCGTGGCTGTGCACTGGAAGCGCGCCGCCGTCCTCGTCGAGATACTGGAACAGGTGCTGGCCGGGCAGATCCTGCATCTTCCGCACGCACCGCACGAGGCCGGGATCGTCGCAGGCGATCTGCTGCAGCTTGCCCGACTTGCCCTTGAACCGCAGCATCAGCGTGCCGCGCTCTATCTTCGCGTGGCGGTTGCGCAGCGTGGTGGCGCCGAAGCTCTTGTTGGCCTTCGCGTAGCACTCGTTCCCCACCCGGATCGCCCCGGTATCGAGCAGCGCCACGACCGAGGCGATGGCCCGCTCGCGCGTCAGCCTGCGGGACCGGATATCCGCGTCCACCCGCGCGCGCAACGCGGGCAGCGCTTCTCCGAACAGGGCGCAGCGGTCGAACTTCATCGCCTCGCGCGACTGTCGCCAGTCGGGGTGATAACGGTACTGCTTCCTCCCCCGCGCATCGTACCCGGTGGCGAGCAGGTGCACATCGGCGTCGGGCGAGAACCAGCAGTCGACATAGGCAGGCGGCAACGCGATCCGGTTCAGCCGGTCGATCTCGTCCCGGTCGGTGATGCGCTTGCCGTCATGGTCGAAATAGGCCCACTTGTTGCCGCGCACGCTCTTTCGGGTGAGGCCCGGAACGCTGTCGTCGGCGAATTTCAGGACGGGGAGTTTCTGGCGCGTCATCAGCATCTTGCGGCTCTCGGGCTGGCTCTG includes these proteins:
- a CDS encoding DNA topoisomerase IB, encoding MLMTRQKLPVLKFADDSVPGLTRKSVRGNKWAYFDHDGKRITDRDEIDRLNRIALPPAYVDCWFSPDADVHLLATGYDARGRKQYRYHPDWRQSREAMKFDRCALFGEALPALRARVDADIRSRRLTRERAIASVVALLDTGAIRVGNECYAKANKSFGATTLRNRHAKIERGTLMLRFKGKSGKLQQIACDDPGLVRCVRKMQDLPGQHLFQYLDEDGGALPVHSHDVNEYLADTMGEGFTAKHFRTWAASTMAFTMLFENPGLSLRAMLDEVSQCLGNTPAIARKSYVHPDVIAAAKEEEGAKTVPVSLPRKGKWMSREERGLLAFLT